The proteins below are encoded in one region of Sneathia sanguinegens:
- a CDS encoding YARHG domain-containing protein — protein sequence MAQKIILKDDMKIKNSAVGFSYTTAYFGSLVPLFRFDMEGFVLIFAVELLMMIIVFAAFLENNYILYGIGIVLSLVVRIFLGFWYNKFYTIKLLEKGLEPIDEYSDALLILYGFKKIDDNIDLIKYKIMIDSSENTKAIIFIISQVINVIGIIVTMIFLYFYGNIFNFFYGPYEQTQEQSQSIENSNQNNETAYENTNENTSENTNENTNESTNSNYNSYLDDEDIYRADKVYDEVINKENYDYLYQFTKDELGIIRNTFYARRGYIFTDQKYKEYFSQKSWYKPTTYIMDILPPQEKKLTRIIKEYEAQAY from the coding sequence ATGGCACAAAAAATCATTTTAAAAGATGATATGAAAATTAAAAATTCTGCTGTAGGTTTTAGTTATACAACAGCATATTTTGGGTCGTTAGTTCCACTATTTAGATTTGATATGGAAGGATTTGTTCTAATATTTGCTGTAGAACTATTAATGATGATAATAGTTTTTGCTGCATTTTTAGAAAATAATTATATTTTATATGGAATAGGAATTGTTCTTAGTCTTGTAGTAAGGATTTTTTTAGGATTTTGGTATAATAAATTCTATACGATTAAATTATTAGAAAAAGGCTTAGAGCCTATTGATGAATATTCAGATGCCTTACTTATACTTTATGGATTTAAAAAAATAGATGATAATATAGATCTTATTAAATATAAAATTATGATAGATAGTAGTGAAAATACAAAGGCTATTATTTTTATCATATCACAAGTAATTAATGTAATAGGAATTATTGTAACTATGATTTTCCTATACTTTTATGGAAATATTTTTAATTTTTTCTATGGACCTTATGAACAAACTCAAGAACAATCACAAAGTATAGAAAATAGTAATCAAAATAATGAAACAGCATATGAAAATACAAATGAAAATACGAGCGAAAATACAAATGAAAACACAAATGAAAGTACAAATTCAAATTATAATAGCTACCTTGATGATGAGGATATTTATAGGGCAGATAAAGTTTATGACGAAGTAATTAATAAAGAAAATTATGATTACTTATATCAATTTACAAAAGATGAATTAGGCATAATAAGAAATACTTTCTATGCAAGAAGAGGATATATTTTTACAGATCAAAAATACAAAGAATATTTTTCTCAAAAATCTTGGTATAAACCTACAACTTATATAATGGATATATTACCACCACAAGAAAAGAAATTAACTAGAATAATAAAAGAATATGAAGCACAAGCTTATTAA